aaaatttcttcaatcAATTTATTAACTGGATTTCATCTCATGTTGTGAGACCCCGCCATTTCTATGTCACTTTACATAATCGGCcgaaaaacacacacacacacacacacaatgctTGTAGTTTTGTTCAAATTATCCAATTCTGCTATTTAAGTTTCAAGTAAAGTGCCTTCTCTCACTATGCTGATACGTACACTTTTCTCAATCTATCATAGTAGTATGACCCAAACCCTTGAGAGATACCAACGAAGCAGCTTCAGTCCTCATGACAACTCCACCAAACGGGAAACAGAGGTAACGTTATACATTTACTATTATACACCAATTTGTTTTCCCAGAGTTTCTCATGATTTCCTTTGAACTTGAACTTCTCATGCAcgtgttttcttatttttttaccAGTGCTGGTATGAAGAAGTCTCAAAACTGAGAGCTAAATATGACTCACTTCTGCGTACTCAAAGGTTAGTTCATGGTCTGCCATAACTGTTTCATTAATTAGAAACTACGTACTCAATAAACATATCCAAGTGCACAAGTACTAAGCTTGGTGTAATATAATTTTGTGATGCTCTTCAATTAATTCAGGCATTTGCTTGGGGAAGACCTTGGACCACTGAGTGTGAAGGAGTTGCAAAATCTTGAAAAACAGCTTGAAGGAGCTCTTACACAAGCCAGACAAAGGAAGGTACTTACATATCTACATATGCATTAAGATTTAGAGCTACAGCAACATGATTAGATTTAGTTAGATCTTGCTTTTTGTTAATCAAAAGGTGAGTTTATTGAGATATTTTCTAATACTTATGAATTGTTTATAATTAATGTAGACACAGATTATGATTGAACAAATGGAACACCTGCGCAAAAAGGTAAGAGAGTATGTAATAATTTCTTTTGGATCATCTTTTACAAATTAATATAAGAGTTCATGAATCTCTGTGTTCTAGCAATTCATGTGtacaaagatttttttttttttacttttagaaAGCCAACTCCACAAATCATATGTTAATGAATAAATTgttatttgtttatatataaaGCAAGCTGAGTAGACCATGCTTTCTTGAACCTGTACTAGTTTCATGTACTTTTCGTTTTGGTCAAAAGCAATCAGTATCATGTATGTAAATGGCAGTTGTGCATAGAATCTTGTAGTATATTGTAGACAACGATCCTTCTTAGACAGAGAACTAAGAATATTAGGGGAACACAAAACTTTCTTGCTATCATTTGGTTAGCTGATGGATCTTGCTAGGAAACCTGACATGTTATAATATTCTACTGTTTGACTATAATTAATGATTAAGTTAAGTGCAATGATATATTAGTGTGCGGTACTCTTGATTCATATATAATACTGTTGCAGCTAGCTCATATATATGATGCGTCATATGTGATCTAAACAGTACAATATTCATCTGTCTGGATTCTAAATTTCACAAATTAAGATGTAACTTTTACAAACCTAAATGAATCGTTCTCTCCTCTTCCTGTAAATTCTTGCATGTGATCTAATCATTTTTTCATGCTTCATAACGTTTTTTTATAACCATGGTTTGCCAATTCGATATGACATCAGGAGCGACAGCTTGGAGACCTTAACCTGCAGCTTAGGGATAAGGTATGACTGAGAAAATGAAAGTAATCTATCAAGTTTTCCTCTGTGTGTTGGAAATAGTGTACAAGTCCCAACATCTATGTATTATTTTCTGAAATGCTAAACCCTATGGTTTAATTTCAGCTTCAGAAGGAGGGGGAAAATCTCAAAGCCATTCAAGACTTCTGGAGCTCCAATAGTGCAGCAACTGGGAATAGCAACTTCTTGCATTCTTCACAAGTCAGCCACATTGATCCCGCACCTGAACCCATCTTACAAATTGGGTACACTAGTTTGTCTCTCTTGCATTTTCGGCTAAAAGTAGGTCATGCACTTGATTCAGATTCATTGCATAATGGGAACCATATCATGAATTATAAAGGTACTAAACAACAATATTCTCTGCCGATCTATACTTTTTAGTGAGAACACCCTCATCTCGACCCATCTCAAAATTCTCAACCAACTATTTCAAACCTTCCGTGCACAAATTGGTAGAATAGTTTTCTGTCA
This portion of the Rosa chinensis cultivar Old Blush chromosome 1, RchiOBHm-V2, whole genome shotgun sequence genome encodes:
- the LOC112179146 gene encoding agamous-like MADS-box protein MADS3 isoform X1 yields the protein MGRGRVELKRIENKINRQVTFSKRRNGLLKKAYELSVLCDAEVALIVFSSRGKLYEFSSAGSMTQTLERYQRSSFSPHDNSTKRETECWYEEVSKLRAKYDSLLRTQRHLLGEDLGPLSVKELQNLEKQLEGALTQARQRKTQIMIEQMEHLRKKERQLGDLNLQLRDKLQKEGENLKAIQDFWSSNSAATGNSNFLHSSQVSHIDPAPEPILQIGYHHYVAAESADVPKSMAMAAETNFIQGWVL
- the LOC112179146 gene encoding agamous-like MADS-box protein MADS3 isoform X2, producing the protein MGRGRVELKRIENKINRQVTFSKRRNGLLKKAYELSVLCDAEVALIVFSSRGKLYEFSSAGMTQTLERYQRSSFSPHDNSTKRETECWYEEVSKLRAKYDSLLRTQRHLLGEDLGPLSVKELQNLEKQLEGALTQARQRKTQIMIEQMEHLRKKERQLGDLNLQLRDKLQKEGENLKAIQDFWSSNSAATGNSNFLHSSQVSHIDPAPEPILQIGYHHYVAAESADVPKSMAMAAETNFIQGWVL